Sequence from the Litorilinea aerophila genome:
CAGATGTCCACACCCGGCTGGATGTGCCCAGCGCCATCCGCCTGGCCCGGGACCTGGAGCAGTTCCACCTCCTCTGGCTGGAAGAGCCGGTGCCGGCGGAGAACATCGACGCCATGCGGGAAGTCACCCGCTCCACCAGCACCCCCATCTGCAGCGGGGAGAACCTCTACCTGCGCCACGGCTTCCGGGAGCTCATCGAGAAGCAGGCCGTCAACATCATCATGCCGGACATCCCCAAGTGTGGCGGCCTGTCGGAGTGCCGCAAGATCGCCAACCTGGCCGAAATCTACTACATGCCCTTCGCGCCCCACAACGTCTCGTCGCCCATCGGTACCCTGGCCTCGGCCCATGTCTGCGCCACCGTGCCCAACTTCCTGGTGTTGGAGTTCCACTGGCTCCACCGGGACTACTGGACCACCATCATCCAGGAAAAGACCGACATCATCCAGGACGGCTACATCACCCTGACCGACCGGCCCGGCATCGGCGTGGAGCTGGACGAAGAGGTGGCCCGCCAGTACCAGTTCCCGGGCACCACCTGGTTCGAATAACGATGACGTCATCAAGGAGGAGCCCATGAGCAAGCGCAAGGTTCTGATCACCGGTGCGGCCGGCCGCATCGGCAGCTTCCTCACCCGACAGTGGGTGGACCGCTATGACCTGGTCCTGACCGACATCCGCACCCCAGCCGACAGCCACGGCTTCCCCTTCATCCAGGCCAACCTGGCCGACTTCGAAGCCGTGGTGCCCCTCTGCCAGGGGGTGGACACGGTGGTGCACCTGGGCGCCGACCCCAGCATGCAGGCCACCTGGGAGAGCCTGCTGCCCAACAACGTCATCGCGGTCTACAACGTCTTCGAGGCCGCCCGACGGGCCGGCTGCCGTCGAGTCATCTTCGCCAGCAGCGTCAACGCCGTCTTCGCCTACCCACCGGACGTCCAGGTGACCACCACCCATCACCCGGTGCGCCCGCCCAACCTGTACGGCGCCAGCAAGGCCTGGGGCGAGGCCGTGGCCGCCTACTACGGCACCCAGACGCCCCTCTCGGCCATCTGCCTGCGCTTCGGCTGGGTGGTGGACCGGAACAGCCCCGAGATCCGGGTGGATCACCCGTACATCGACATCACCCTGACCTACGAAGACCTGACCCGGCTGGTGACCGCGGCCATCGAAGCCGATGACAGCCTGGACTACCGGGTCTTCCATGGGGTTTCGAACAACCGATGGAAACGGCTGGACATCAGCGACGCGCGGGAAATCCTGGGCTACGATCCCCAGGACGACGCCTTCGAGCTGGCCAAACAGAACGCGAGCCAGTAGCGGAAAGGATCCACACCATGCCCACCAACATAGACAGGCACCTTCAGCAGGTCTGCCAGGAAGGGCTGATCGCCATCGTGCGGGGCAACTTTCCCACCCCGCGCCTCCTGGAGATCGCCGACACCCTCCAGGACGCGGGCGTCCTGGTCATGGAAGTCACCCTCAACACCACCGGCGCGCTGGACGCCATCGCCCGCCTGCGGGAACGCTTCGGCGACCGTATGCTGGTGGGCGCCGGCACCGTGCGCACCCGGGCCCAGTTTGAAGAAGCGGTGGCCGCCGGCGCCCAGTTCACCGTGGCCCCCAACCTGGACCTGGCCACGGTGGAGCAGGCCCAGGCTCGAGATGTCCTCCACCTGCCTGGCATCTTCACCCCCACCGAGGCCGAGACCGCGTACCGGGCCGGCTGCAAGGCGGTCAAGCTCTTCCCTTCGGACGTGGTGGGGCCCAAATATCTCAAGGCCCTGCGCGCGCCCCTGGACGACATCCTCTTCATCCCCACCGGCGGCGTGACGCCCGAGAACGTGGGCGACTATATCCGTGCCGGCGCGGCCGCGGTCGGCCTGGGCAGCGCCCTGGTCACCGGCCCGGACCAATCCCGGGAAGATCTCATGGCCCGCGCCCACAAGATCCGCCAGGCATGGGAGGAAGCCAAGCGCCCATGAGTACGCAACCACGTTTCGATGTGACCACCACCGGCGAGGCCATGCTGCGCCTCAGCGTGCCGGTGGGCGTACGCCTGGAGACGGCCGACCGGCTGGACATGCGCCCCGGCGGTGCCGAAGCCAACCTGGCCGTGGCCCTGGCCCGCCTGGGCCGCCGCAGCGCCTGGGTGGGCGGCCTGCCCAAGAATCCCCTGGGCCGCAACCTGGCCAACCACCTGCGGGTAGCCGGCGTGGATCTGGAAGGGGTCGTCTGGTCCAACGAGGGGCGCATGGGCACCTACTACGTGGAGTTCGCCGCACCGCCCCGGGCCACCCAGGTCATCTACGACCGGGCCAATTCCTGCGCGGCCCGCCTCACCCCCGGAGACATCCCCTGGGACTACCTGCTGGACACCCGGCTGATCCACCTCACCGGCATCACGCCGCCCCTCTCCCCCGGCTGCAAGGCCATCGTGGAAGAGGCGGTACGCCGGGCCCGTCAGCAAGGGGTGGCCATCAGCTTCGATGTGAACTTCCGCAGCAAGCTCTGGACGCCCCAAGAAGCCGCCGAGACCATCGTCCCCCTGGTCCAGGAGATCGACCTCTTCTTCTGTGGCCGGGGCGACGCCCGCAACCTCTTTGGCCTGGACGGCCCGCCGGAGGAGATGGTGCAGCGGCTGGCAGAGATCACCCACGCGCGGCTGGTGGTCATGTCCCTGGCGGAGGCCGGCGTCCTGGCCTTCGATGGACAGGACTTCCACCACGAGCCGGCCCAGCCGGTCCAGATCATCGACCGGCCCGGCGCCGGGGATGGGCTGGCCGCGGGCGTCATCCACGGCTGGCTGGACGGCGACCTGCGCCGGGGCCTGCAGACGGGGGTGGTGCTGGCGGCCTTGGCCCTGAGCCAACACGGTGATATGATCGTCACCACCCCCGAGGAAGTGGAATCCCTGATCCAGGCCAGCCACACGACCCTGGTCCGCTAACCTCCGGCGGGCCGGGGTAGATGCCGCTTCCAGGGGAAACACGGTAGAGCCACAGATTGTACAGAGAATACCGATTGTCTAACCAAAAGGCATCGTGGTAGGACTACTCGTAGGCCCGGTATAGAAACCGGACCTACGAAGTCATGAGCACTACTTTGCCAGAGAATCTTCGCCAGAGAATCGGTATCATTCCACGGGGAGGAACGCGATGGCGCAATCACGCCGATTTGCCATTCTGGCCCAACGGGACATCAACCAGGAAACCTTCGTGGAGCCGTGGCCCAAAGCTGGCCTGGTGGTGACCGACAGCCCGTATGACCCCCAGCCCAGCCTGCGCATGGAAGGGGGCCGGGTCGTGGAGATGGACGGCCGCCAGCGGGCCGATTTCGACATGCTCGACCTGTTCATCGCCGACCACAGCCTGGACCTGGCCGTGGCCGAGGAAGCCATGGCCACCCCCTCCCAAACCATCGCCCGCATGCTGGTGGACATCAACGTCCCGGCCGCGGCCGTCCGGCGGCTGGCCCGGGGCTGCACCCCGGCCAAGCTCTGCGACATCATCCGCCACATGAACGTGCTGGAGATGATGGTGGGCCTGGGCAAGATGCGGGTGCGCCGCACGCCGGCCAACCAGGCCCACGTCACCAACTGGCGGGAACACCCGGCCCTGCTGGCGGCAGACGCGGCCGAAGCCAGCCTGCGGGGTTTCGCCGAGGTGGAAACCACCGTGCGGGTGGCCCGCAACGCGCCCTTCAACGCCCTGGCCGTGCTCATCGGCACCCAGACGGGCCGGGGCGGCGTGCTGACCCAGTGTGCCGTGGAGGAAGCCCTGGGCCTGCGCCTGGCCATGAAGGGGCTCACCACCTACGCCGAAACCCTCTCCGTCTACGGCACCGAGCGCACCTTCGTGGACGGCGACGACACCCCCTGGTCCAAGGCCTTCCTGGCCTCGGCCTACGCCTCCCGGGGCGTGAAGGTGCGCTTCACCTCCGGCACCGGCTCCGAGGCCCTCATGGGCAACGCGGAGGGCTGCTCCATGCTCTACCTGGAGGCCCGCTGCCTGCAGGTAGTGCGGGGCGCGGGCAGCCAGGGTGTCCAGAACGGCTCCATCTCCTGCATCGCCCTGCCCGAATCCCTGCCTGGCGGCGTGCGCGCGGTGTTGGCCGAAAATTTGCTGGCCTCCATGCTCGGGCTGGAAGTGGCCTCGGGCAACGATGCCCTGGCCTCCCACTCGGCCATCCGCAAGTCGGCCAAGCTGATGCTCCAGTTCATCCCCGGCACCGACTTCATCTTCTCCGGCTACAGCGCCGTGCCCAAGCGGGACAACCTCTTCGGCGGCGGCAACTTCGACGCCGAAGACTTCGACGACTACAACGTCCTCCAGCGGGACATGCAGGTGGACGGCGGCCTGCGCCCCATCACCGAGGAAGAGGCCCTGGCCATCCGCCGGGAGGCCGCCCGGGCCATCCAGGCCGTGTACGCCGAGCTGGGCTTCCCCCCCATCAGCGACGAGGAGGTGGAGGCTGCGGTCATCGCCCACAGCAGTGACGACATGCCCGAGCGGGACCTGGTGGCCGATCTGGAAGCGGCGGACCGCTTCCTGGCCGGCGAAGAAGGCATGCTGACCGTGGTCCAGGCCTTGCACCGCCGGGGCTTCACCCGCACCGCCCAGAACATCCTGGAGATGGGGCGCCAGCGGGTGGCCGGGGATTACCTGCAGCCGTCGGCCATCTTCGACCGCCACTTCCGGGTGCTCAGCGCCATCAACGACCCCAACGACTACACCGGCCCGGGCACCGGCTACCGGGTGGAGGGCGAACGCTGGCAGGAGATCCAGGCCATTCCCCAGGCCCGCCCGCCCCAGGATTTCATCAAGGACCAGGTGGGCGAGCCGTGCAAACGGCTGGTGGAGATTGGGCCGGCCAAACCGGGCACCCGACCAGAGGAGATCATCGTGGCCGTGGGGCCCGCCTTTGGCAAGGAGTTGACCCGCACCATCGGCGGCCTGGACCACGAGGCGGTGCTGGCCGCCATCCTCACCGGCGTGGCCAGCGAGGGGCTGGTGGCCCGCATCGTCAAGGTCAAGCACAGCTCCGACTGCGCGGCCATCGCCACCGTGGGCGCCGAGCTGAGCGGCTCCGGCATTGCCATCGGCCTCCAGTCTCGGGGCACGGCCATGATCCAGAAGCGGGGGCTGGCCCGACTCAACAACCTGGAACTCTTCCCCCAATCCCCCAGCCTGACCCTGGACACCTACCGGGAGATGGGCCGCAACGCCGCTCGCTACGCGAAGGGCGAAAAGCCCAAACCGGTGGCCGTCAAAATCGACAACTGGGCGCGGCTCAAGCTCATCGTCAAGACCACCCTCCTCCACCAACGGGAGACCGAACAGGTCCGGGATGAGCCGCCCGCCGAACTCTTC
This genomic interval carries:
- a CDS encoding NAD-dependent epimerase/dehydratase family protein is translated as MSKRKVLITGAAGRIGSFLTRQWVDRYDLVLTDIRTPADSHGFPFIQANLADFEAVVPLCQGVDTVVHLGADPSMQATWESLLPNNVIAVYNVFEAARRAGCRRVIFASSVNAVFAYPPDVQVTTTHHPVRPPNLYGASKAWGEAVAAYYGTQTPLSAICLRFGWVVDRNSPEIRVDHPYIDITLTYEDLTRLVTAAIEADDSLDYRVFHGVSNNRWKRLDISDAREILGYDPQDDAFELAKQNASQ
- a CDS encoding bifunctional 4-hydroxy-2-oxoglutarate aldolase/2-dehydro-3-deoxy-phosphogluconate aldolase, which translates into the protein MPTNIDRHLQQVCQEGLIAIVRGNFPTPRLLEIADTLQDAGVLVMEVTLNTTGALDAIARLRERFGDRMLVGAGTVRTRAQFEEAVAAGAQFTVAPNLDLATVEQAQARDVLHLPGIFTPTEAETAYRAGCKAVKLFPSDVVGPKYLKALRAPLDDILFIPTGGVTPENVGDYIRAGAAAVGLGSALVTGPDQSREDLMARAHKIRQAWEEAKRP
- a CDS encoding sugar kinase; this translates as MSTQPRFDVTTTGEAMLRLSVPVGVRLETADRLDMRPGGAEANLAVALARLGRRSAWVGGLPKNPLGRNLANHLRVAGVDLEGVVWSNEGRMGTYYVEFAAPPRATQVIYDRANSCAARLTPGDIPWDYLLDTRLIHLTGITPPLSPGCKAIVEEAVRRARQQGVAISFDVNFRSKLWTPQEAAETIVPLVQEIDLFFCGRGDARNLFGLDGPPEEMVQRLAEITHARLVVMSLAEAGVLAFDGQDFHHEPAQPVQIIDRPGAGDGLAAGVIHGWLDGDLRRGLQTGVVLAALALSQHGDMIVTTPEEVESLIQASHTTLVR
- a CDS encoding glycerol dehydratase reactivase beta/small subunit family protein, yielding MGPAFGKELTRTIGGLDHEAVLAAILTGVASEGLVARIVKVKHSSDCAAIATVGAELSGSGIAIGLQSRGTAMIQKRGLARLNNLELFPQSPSLTLDTYREMGRNAARYAKGEKPKPVAVKIDNWARLKLIVKTTLLHQRETEQVRDEPPAELFFDWEPDV